The proteins below are encoded in one region of Salvelinus namaycush isolate Seneca chromosome 39, SaNama_1.0, whole genome shotgun sequence:
- the LOC120032905 gene encoding N-acetyllactosaminide beta-1,3-N-acetylglucosaminyltransferase 2-like: MHGCRKKTRVLCVMMMLNVFVFILVGVSRNLGQDKGDQRKPRIPSKRFWRKQMTSEIFWNKEQQRLDYIYNPILMSGLTNDSLLELPDWLNDTKSPDPCQPDYSVTTQVKDYNSLPPRFQDFLLYMRCRSYPMIMDQPRVCESKPYLLLAVKSLAPHFDRRQAIRESWGRVGVLANRTVATVFLLGNAVSVDHFPNLSGMLSHEARLYGDLLQWDYRDSFFNLTLKEVLFLDWFSQHCPDARFVFKGDDDVFVNTWRILDFLHNLPEIRARDLFIGDVITNAGPHRDRKLKYFIPESVFVGPYPPYAGGGGFLYSGELALQLHNISQQVALYPIDDVYTGMCLQKLGLVPEKHKGFRTFDIDEKYRGNPCAYKSLMLVHSRTPQEMIKIWAWLSDPELNCQ, translated from the coding sequence ATGCACGGCTGTCGGAAGAAAACCAGGGTGCTGTGTGTGATGATGATGCTCAACGTCTTCGTCTTCATCCTCGTGGGCGTGTCTCGGAACCTGGGCCAGGATAAGGGGGACCAGCGGAAGCCACGCATTCCCTCCAAGAGGTTCTGGAGGAAGCAGATGACCAGTGAGATCTTCTGGAATAAGGAGCAGCAGAGGCTGGACTACATCTACAACCCCATCCTCATGTCGGGTTTGACCAATGACTCTCTGCTGGAGCTACCTGATTGGCTCAACGACACCAAGTCCCCGGACCCCTGCCAACCGGACTACAGCGTCACCACCCAGGTgaaggactacaactccctgcCACCCCGCTTCCAGGACTTCCTGCTGTACATGCGCTGCCGCTCGTATCCGATGATCATGGACCAACCACGCGTGTGCGAGAGCAAACCCTACCTCTTATTGGCCGTCAAGTCCCTGGCGCCCCACTTCGACCGGCGGCAGGCCATCCGGGAGTCGTGGGGGCGGGTGGGCGTTCTGGCAAATCGGACTGTAGCCACGGTCTTCCTCCTTGGAAATGCCGTGTCAGTCGACCACTTCCCCAACTTGTCTGGGATGCTCAGCCACGAGGCCAGACTTTACGGGGACCTCCTCCAGTGGGACTACCGAGACTCCTTCTTCAACCTCACCCTCAAAGAGGTGCTCTTCCTGGACTGGTTCAGCCAGCATTGCCCCGACGCCCGCTTTGTCTTCAAGGGGGATGATGACGTCTTCGTCAACACCTGGAGGATCTTAGACTTCCTCCACAATCTTCCAGAGATCAGGGCCAGGGATCTGTTCATAGGGGATGTAATCACCAATGCCGGCCCGCACCGGGACCGGAAGCTCAAGTACTTCATCCCAGAGAGTGTGTTCGTGGGGCCATACCCGCCCTATGCCGGGGGAGGAGGGTTCCTGTACTCTGGGGAACTGGCACTGCAGTTGCACAACATCTCCCAGCAGGTGGCGCTGTATCCTATTGATGATGTCTACACAGGGATGTGTCTCCAGAAGCTGGGCTTGGTCCCGGAGAAGCACAAGGGCTTCAGGACGTTTGACATTGATGAGAAATACAGGGGCAACCCGTGCGCGTATAAGAGCTTAATGCTCGTGCACAGCAGGACGCCGCAGGAGATGATCAAAATCTGGGCCTGGCTCAGCGATCCAGAATTGAACTGTCAGTGA